One stretch of Micromonospora cremea DNA includes these proteins:
- a CDS encoding DivIVA domain-containing protein, which yields MAQVYRGGQPYPAGHPGRLTPHEVRTREFAARRRGVDPDEVREFQARVADELAMLNEAVRLLSQENDRIKRALRDWQTLHARECRPPQEYDRNSGHW from the coding sequence GTGGCTCAGGTGTATCGAGGTGGCCAGCCCTACCCGGCCGGTCACCCGGGCCGGTTGACGCCGCACGAGGTGCGGACCCGCGAGTTCGCCGCGCGCCGGCGCGGCGTCGACCCCGATGAGGTACGCGAATTCCAGGCCCGGGTGGCCGACGAGCTGGCCATGCTCAACGAGGCGGTACGGCTGCTCAGTCAGGAGAACGACCGGATCAAGCGGGCGCTGCGCGACTGGCAGACTCTGCACGCGCGGGAGTGCCGGCCGCCGCAGGAGTACGACCGAAACTCCGGTCACTGGTGA
- a CDS encoding ADP-ribosylglycohydrolase family protein, which produces MIRTAPQLATARGCVLGLMLGDTIGATGGMVPASGSLRATSAGQLACFTVEGLIRAHVRGMHKGLTHPPGVVWYAYNRWAVIQGITGVKPAHGSDPMTGWLAKVPVLRERRGSAPATVAALQGGKAGTLERPGGASIGAHGLTRALPAGLCTWWQSPGALGASLAALSHGGSAMAAAALGATMIHLIDLGNDVAGAAMRAHHMPHGSWPGTTADTLAPALAAAEAKPAQAAELARLAAGNTAHGALLGGVYVAVSFPEREQVRDALLFASSAGAKHAATVAGALLGAAHGPDALPVDWLSRLELAWVADTLARDYVTQVEHSPSGAEYVEATDPHWWGRYLGG; this is translated from the coding sequence ATGATCAGGACTGCGCCGCAACTGGCGACCGCTCGGGGCTGCGTGCTGGGGCTGATGCTGGGTGACACCATCGGGGCGACCGGTGGCATGGTGCCGGCGAGCGGGTCGCTGCGCGCGACGAGCGCGGGCCAACTCGCCTGCTTCACCGTCGAAGGTCTGATCCGCGCTCACGTACGCGGCATGCACAAGGGACTGACCCACCCGCCCGGCGTGGTGTGGTACGCCTACAACCGTTGGGCGGTGATCCAGGGCATCACCGGTGTGAAGCCGGCACACGGAAGCGATCCGATGACCGGCTGGCTCGCCAAGGTCCCGGTGTTGCGGGAGCGACGGGGCTCCGCCCCCGCCACGGTCGCCGCCTTGCAGGGCGGAAAGGCGGGCACGCTGGAGCGCCCGGGCGGCGCAAGCATCGGCGCACACGGCCTGACGCGCGCCCTCCCGGCAGGGCTCTGCACCTGGTGGCAGTCGCCCGGTGCGTTGGGCGCCAGCCTGGCAGCCCTCAGTCACGGTGGCTCGGCAATGGCAGCGGCGGCGCTGGGCGCCACCATGATCCACCTGATCGACCTGGGCAACGATGTCGCCGGAGCCGCCATGAGGGCTCATCACATGCCGCACGGCAGTTGGCCCGGCACCACCGCAGACACACTCGCGCCGGCGCTCGCCGCAGCCGAGGCCAAGCCCGCTCAGGCGGCGGAGCTGGCCCGGCTCGCCGCTGGCAACACCGCCCACGGCGCGCTGCTCGGGGGCGTCTACGTGGCGGTTTCCTTCCCGGAGCGGGAGCAGGTGCGGGATGCGTTGCTGTTCGCGTCATCCGCCGGCGCGAAGCACGCGGCGACCGTGGCCGGTGCGCTCCTGGGTGCCGCACACGGCCCGGATGCCCTCCCCGTCGACTGGTTGTCTCGGCTGGAACTGGCCTGGGTCGCCGACACTCTCGCCCGGGACTACGTGACGCAGGTCGAGCACAGCCCGTCCGGTGCCGAGTACGTCGAGGCGACCGACCCCCACTGGTGGGGCCGCTACCTCGGCGGCTGA
- a CDS encoding HNH endonuclease, giving the protein MKAFVGVTDEKWYRFLAARPGLNEVNFWRPSGGGFRALTPGEPFFFKAHYPLNRVIGGGFFSGFTQLRISEAWELFGEANGVASLDEMRRSVGRYRKQAIGLDEDPVIGCIFVRDTTFFPNESTVAAPPGFASNVVQGKTYDLADGLSADYFNLLIHRLIGTTVEVDLSEPWHRPGPVYGDPRLVPQRLGQQSFKAVVLGAYGRRCAITGNKVQPVLQAAHIRPLPMGGEHRLDNGLLLKSDVHILFDRGYLGVDPKHRLMVSPRLRSEFGNGDQFYSKAGTRIALPERRGDRPNGEFLEWHLDTVFKAA; this is encoded by the coding sequence GTGAAGGCCTTCGTGGGAGTGACGGACGAGAAGTGGTACCGCTTCCTGGCGGCCCGCCCCGGCCTGAACGAGGTCAACTTCTGGCGCCCTTCAGGAGGCGGATTTCGTGCACTCACCCCTGGCGAGCCCTTCTTCTTCAAGGCTCACTATCCCCTCAACCGGGTCATCGGTGGCGGCTTCTTCAGTGGCTTCACGCAGTTGCGGATTTCGGAAGCCTGGGAGCTGTTCGGCGAAGCCAACGGCGTCGCCAGCCTCGATGAGATGCGTCGTAGCGTCGGCCGGTACCGCAAGCAGGCGATCGGCCTCGACGAAGATCCGGTCATCGGGTGCATCTTTGTCCGCGATACCACTTTCTTCCCAAACGAGTCCACCGTTGCGGCGCCGCCTGGATTCGCGTCGAACGTCGTACAGGGAAAGACCTATGATCTTGCCGACGGGCTCTCGGCCGATTACTTCAACCTGTTGATCCACCGCCTGATCGGTACGACGGTCGAGGTTGATCTGAGCGAGCCCTGGCACCGTCCGGGGCCGGTGTACGGGGATCCCAGGCTGGTGCCGCAGCGCCTCGGTCAGCAGTCGTTCAAGGCTGTGGTGCTCGGAGCCTACGGTCGGCGCTGCGCCATCACCGGTAACAAGGTCCAGCCGGTGTTGCAGGCTGCCCACATCCGGCCGCTTCCAATGGGCGGCGAGCACCGCCTGGACAACGGTCTGCTCCTCAAGTCGGACGTCCACATCCTCTTCGACAGGGGCTATCTGGGGGTGGACCCGAAGCACCGGCTGATGGTCAGCCCACGGCTGCGCAGCGAGTTCGGCAACGGCGACCAGTTTTACTCCAAGGCCGGAACGCGGATAGCCCTTCCAGAGCGGCGTGGCGACCGGCCGAATGGTGAGTTCCTGGAGTGGCATCTCGATACGGTGTTCAAGGCCGCCTGA
- a CDS encoding winged helix-turn-helix domain-containing protein gives MREVPDYWRIADDVIADVRSMKLKPGDKLPSIVELRARYDVSHGTVQMAYARLEALRVIRRQQGKGVFVTDPKTWMREP, from the coding sequence ATGCGAGAAGTGCCGGATTACTGGCGCATCGCCGATGATGTGATCGCCGACGTCAGGTCGATGAAGTTGAAGCCGGGGGACAAGCTGCCCTCGATCGTTGAGCTGCGCGCTCGTTACGACGTCAGCCACGGAACCGTGCAGATGGCCTACGCCCGCCTAGAGGCGCTGCGGGTGATCCGGCGGCAGCAGGGCAAGGGCGTCTTCGTCACCGACCCGAAGACCTGGATGCGCGAACCGTGA